From Weissella diestrammenae, a single genomic window includes:
- a CDS encoding cold-shock protein, whose amino-acid sequence MEQGTVKWFNADKGFGFIERENGGDVFVHFSAIQTDGFKSLDEGAKVSFEVEEGARELQAVNVTKD is encoded by the coding sequence ATGGAACAAGGAACAGTAAAGTGGTTTAACGCAGACAAGGGATTCGGATTTATCGAACGCGAAAATGGTGGAGATGTATTCGTACACTTCTCAGCTATCCAAACTGATGGATTCAAGTCATTGGACGAAGGTGCAAAGGTTTCTTTCGAAGTTGAAGAAGGTGCCCGCGAACTTCAAGCCGTTAACGTTACTAAGGACTAA